From the genome of Lutra lutra chromosome 8, mLutLut1.2, whole genome shotgun sequence:
CCGGGGCTCACAGCTGGGGCTCGTGGGTGGGGAGGAGTGCCTGAGTAACCGCTCTTCTCCAGGTGGTCTGCGGCTTCCACGGACGAAAGCGGCGGTGTGGCTCTGTTTTAGGCCCCACAACTTCCTATACTTCCCGGAAGGGAAGACAAAAGTGATCTTGGAGTCCTCTCAACTCCTTTcctggggtgggttgggggtgggaggagaggacagaggtGTAAACCCCACCGAGTCCAGCAGTCCTGTGGGGTGAAGTCACAGGTTACTGTGTGGGGAAGGAGGTTCACAGAACTGGTCTCTGTTGGTCACGGCTCCGTCCGATGCTTCCCAAACCCACACGTTTtcgaagaggaaactgaggcagagaagagaggtgcTTCTCCGGAGCCATCCGTCTTCACTGCCCATCACCACCGCTATTGTTCTGGAAACACTCCAAGCCAGTCACACATACCAAAAGCCGCTCCTTGGGTCACCCCCACAGATCCTTTAGAAAGACCGTTCTCCACAAAGGAAGTCCAATGAGAAGCAATTATTTGGATAATTCCCCCACAATCAGCCCTGCTTGCAGGTCTCTGATCAAAACTGTCTGTCTCTACCGGACAAATCCACGGATGATTGCCCTCTTCCTTCTGTCTATGGAGACTCGACCTGAGACGCGCCCCACACTTCTTCCCCTGCCTCCACCAGAGCGGTGCCGAGATGGGACCGGTGGCTGGGTCCGCATTCTTCGCAGAGCCCCGTCCCAAGGCGCCCCAAAGCTGGACCCGGCCATACCAGAGAGCGCCAGGACCAAAGCccaggaagggcgcctgggtgggcgcTGTCCAAGCGGCCGAGCCACCGCTGTAAGCGCCTCCCCCTCCCTCGCGGCGCCAGCACGCGGCCCCGCCGGGCTCCGCTCCCAGTCGCCTGCCACCGGCCCGCCGGGCACACGCCTGGGGCGAGATGGAGGCTGCGCCAAGGCCGCCGAGGTGCCTGGGGCGGCGCGGAACAACCGGAGAAGCTCCTCTGTTCCCTCAACCTCTACCCCCATCTCTTTCCTCAGACCCACCCTGAGAATACCCCAAGAGTACTCCCCTCTTTATCCATCCCCCAGCCGGTCCGGAAACAATCCTTTGGGAAGGGGGTCGATGCTACAGGCAACCGAGGTCATGAGGGGGGGAGGGCGGAAATCGCTGCCATACCCCTACGTATAGCACCGATCACAACCACCCCCAAAGAGAACACCTCTGGTTTTGTTGGTCCCCTCCACATTTACTCGGTTGTGGGGACCAGATCCTAGTTTGTACACCTGGATGGGACACTGGAGACCATCTAATCCAAACTTCTGTtgctacagatgaggaaactgaggctcggagcgGTTGCCACTTACCAAGGGGCCACAGAGCTATCGAGAGGATGTGTTGGGACCCAGTCTTAACcgcaattttatttacttaacagtcCAGTAATTCCCACGGAGTTCTCCCCATCTTTCTAAACTTCAATTGCAAATTTGCTTCAGCTCCTCCAAACAGCAAAGACTCCCAAGAGAATGACAGTAGATGGGAgatgaaagcaggaaaaatagaGCCCCATTCTCCCCAACCTGCCCACCACCCGTGGCACTTGTCTGCTCAAAcccttctctgtgctctgctcCAGTTGTCAGTCGAATCCCGAGGCACTTCACCCCCAAACCTTTCCACCCATACACCCCCAATTCCCAGGGCTATTGGCCCCTCCAGGGACGCCGGCCCCCCCTTTCTAGAGCCACCCCCCGGCTGCAGCCCGCCCTGAGCGCGCCGCCTGTTTATTCAGCCGGGAGTCCGGCACGCGCCAGGCGCACGCACTGCAACAACAAACCCCACTGAATGGAGAGTTTGCAAGGAGCGGGCGCAGGGACCgggcgggggggaaggggagaagaggagggagagtttagggagtgggtgggaggaggaggtaggAGGGGGGGAGTGGGGGCTGCAGCCGCTCGCTGTAGCAGCGGGGTGTGGGGGGCGAGGCGGGGCCAGGGCTGCGCGTGGGGCTGGGTGTCCCATTGAAAAGGCGGCCGCACTCCGGCCGCCCAGCACTCTCTCACTTCTGGCCAGGGAACGTGGAAGGCGCACCGACAGGGGACCGGCCAGGGAGGGCgagtgaaagaaggaaataagaaagaaagggagttaacaaaataataaaaaacagccTGAGCCACGGCTGGAGAGACCGAGGCCCTGCGCAAGAGAGCGCAGTCGTAGGGAGCGAGGAACGGAGACTCAACAGACCGTGCTCACCACTGACTTTTGCTTcttcggctttttttttttttttttttaacaagaaggCGCTAGCGGCAGCCTCACACGCGAGCGCCACGCGAGTCTCCTGAAGCCAACCCCgcgaagggaggaggggagggaggaggtggagtggaaggaggaggaaaagcgTTTGCACCTTCTTTGCTCCCACCCTAAGAAGTCTCccggggattttttttttaacttccctccggcctccctcttcctctctccccttctttccctctctgttcgTGCGCCCAAGTCCTGTCTGCGTCGCCTCGCGCGTCCGCACCTCGCGTCCCCGCTTGCTCCCATTCTGCGACTCCTTGGCGGCCGCTGCGCATGGAGAGCTCTGCCAAGATGGAGAGCGGCGGCGCAGGCCAGCAGCCCCAGCCGCAGCCCCAGCAGCCCTTCCTGCCGCCCGCAGCCTGCTTCTTTGCcacggcagcggcggcggcggcggctgcagcggcggcggcggcgcaaagcgcgcagcagcagcagcagcagcagcagcccgcGCCGCATCTGAGCCCCGCGGCCGACGGCCAGCCCTCAGGGGGCGGTCACAAGTCAGCGTCCAAGCAAGTCAAGAGACAGCGCTCGTCCTCGCCCGAACTGATGCGCTGCAAACGCCGGCTCAACTTCAGCGGCTTCGGCTACAGCCTGCCGCAGCAGCAGCCGGCCGCCGTGGCGCGCCGCAACGAGCGCGAGCGCAACCGCGTCAAGCTGGTCAACCTGGGCTTCGCCACCCTTCGGGAACACGTCCCCAACGGCGCCGCCAACAAGAAGATGAGCAAGGTGGAGACGCTGCGCTCCGCGGTCGAGTACATACGCGCACTGCAGCAGCTGCTGGACGAGCACGACGCGGTGAGCGCCGCCTTCCAGGCTGGCGTCCTGTCGCCCACCATCTCCCCCAACTACTCCAACGACTTGAACTCCATGGCCGGCTCGCCGGTCTCCTCCTACTCGTCAGACGAGGGCTCTTACGACCCACTCAGCCCCGAGGAACAAGAGCTGCTCGACTTCACCAACTGGTTCTGAAGGGCTCGGCCTGGTCAGGCCCTGATGCGAACGGACTTTGGAAGCAGGTAGGTCGCATTTGGGAGCGAACAGAATGATTTTcttaccttccttctttttcctccgTCTTAGTGTCTGGAGGACAGAGACTGTCTCCAcggagattgggggtggggggagagtggcggctgatttaaaaaaaattgttaaagttTGTTGACTTCAAATGCTGCTTGGTTTGTTTCAGTATTGGCCCCTGGGAGTGGCTTTCCCTAGTTCTCCAAGGACTGAGGGTGGAGTGAGGTGGAGGGATGCCGGAGACTCGAGTACCCCGACCTGTCAAAAGAGATGCTCTACCTGACAGATCCTTTTCCAAACCTTcaccttcccccccgcccccgccatccTCCAAGTTCACACTaacctcttcccttcttcttaaGTTATAGGGTGACCGCACAACCTGCATCTTTAGTGCTTTGTCGGCGAtgttgaagggagaaaaaaagaaaaaaagaagaagagaagaaggaaagaaaaatgaaacaaaataaaatcaggcaACCAACCCCAAGACCAACTAAGCCATGCATGCCTGAGAAGCATGGCTCTTGCAAGGCAGGGATACGCTCAGAACTGTATCTTTGCACTCCAGTCATTAACGGAGCTATGAAGGGTGACTAGAACCTGAGTCAAAGCCCAGAATGAAGCTTGTGTGCAAAACCAGTGGGCTCCAGGCAGAAGGGAGCAGCACAGCCCTACAGAAACTCCCACCCACCAGTAACAGGCAGAACTGAAAGCACTTGCTAGGGTGCCTTcacctccctgccctctctgaaAGCGAAGTTCTTAGCCCTGTAGAAATGGGTTGGTGTCTTTCATCTCAGTATCCCCCATCCCAGTAAGCTGTGGACATTTGTCTGCAGTGAAATCATGCTCTACTCAGTCCTTTGAAACTCAGatcctcctggggtgggggtggggggactcccTAAATCCCATTTCCTCACACCATCTTTTCTACCATTTTCGTCATAGAATGCTTCCaatcttttgtgaatttttttattataagaaaaatctATTTGTATCTATCCTAACCAATTTGgggatatattaaaatatttttgtacataagagagaaagagagaaaaaatttataGAGTTTTGTACAAATGGTTTAAAATGTGTATATCTTGATACTTTAACATGTAATGCTATTACCTCTGCATATTTTAGATGTGTAGTTCACGTTACAACTGCCATTCCCCCTATGTGGTTTTGTAAAGAACTCTCCTCACAGGTGAGATCAAAAGGCCACCAGATGAACTTCAGCACCAATGTGTCTTACTTTATAGAAACTTTGTTAATGTATTAATGATGTTATTAAATACTgttcaaaaagaacaaagtttatGCAGCTACTGTCCAAACGTAAAGTGTGGCAGCCAGTTGGTTTTGATAGGTTGCCCTTTGGGAAATTTCtatcactgcctttttttttttcttactgttttattaCAAACTTACAAGAAACGTGTATAACCCTGTTTTATACAAACTAGTTTCgtaataaaacttttttctttttttacaaatgaaaataatcagcTGCCTCCAAGTCTTCCTTGACTCCACTGTCCCTGTCCATTATTTTCGAAATGCCAAAGGGAAGGAGTGGGTGGTGGACACGAGGGTGGTATAAAACATGCCAAGGGGCAGAAATGACAAAGATAAGGGCTATGATCAGTCCTACCCAAGGTGACTCTATGATGAATGCAGGGGGAAAGACTTGCATAAGCAAAGAcagctttcttccctttttatgcTGTAAGCACACACACCTCAAGAACAGGTACTTATAATGGCTGTGATGTCTTTTGATGGGTTgattgtgcatttttaaaatccccCAGAAAGTGAACTGGAAAGAGAGGGTCCTCACCTTACTTTCTAACCCTTACTCCAATTTGGAGTTTCTTTTTGTGAAACTGGAAAGGCTGGATGGGATCATGGACATTAGGGGTGGATGGAAGACTGGTGGTACTGGAGCCTGGGCATGGGGGTGGTAGcaaccctccccccccacccccccacctgcctttctcCCAGTGGTGGGTGTGTTCTTCCTTCACTCCTAGGcacacattttctcttcctttgccccacTCCACACACTTTCCATGTTGATTTTAAGTAAAGGACACGTATGATATGAATTCCTTGCAGAAGGAGTTagatttaaatgaatgaaagccTTAGAAATGTGTGGTCGCTTTGAGACACTGGCCTATCTAAGCTTGTGACTCTATCCGAATAGCGTGAGCTGCGTGTAAAAGTACCCAATTACCAAGATTCAAAAAGAAATTGGTGGGTTTTTGGCTGGCTTGCTTCTTGTCAGTTAGCAAGGACGTGATCAGAATCCTACCCCCTCTCTCGCCAGCTCCTAGCTCAACGCCTGCATTACTTGCAGATTCAGTTTGCGTGTCTCCAGCCAAGCGGAAAGCCTAGCGCAAAATGCATCTTACAAAACCCAACAAAGAATGGAGAGCCAGCACGTCTTCCAGAGTTAAAAATCTAGTCTGTGTTGGTACATCTATACCATTTAGTGGcacagaataataattttttaaagccgCGATGCACGGAGCACGCCACAGCGTCTGATGTCATTTTGCTAAATGACCCTCTATAGAATGCACATTGAAGCTTCAGTCCCTTTCAAAGAGATGAGCgtaattaaggggaaaaaaatcagtaaattccTCATCGCCATAAATAATCGGACTTTCTGCCAGCAGTGGGCCAATTTAGAGCTTACTTGAGGGAAGTAATGCTTTTGTGatgcctgcttttatttttatcttctcatttgGAGGACCAGAGCTGGaggtcccctccccccatttctttttcttttaatttagctCCTTTGCAAGTTTCCAGATAAGGTATGCAAAGAAAGTGTAGCAAGTCATTTATGGCTATGAATATAACATTAGGATAATGTTTCAGCCCCCACAAAGgggatttttccccccttctccttctgAAGACAGGTGTTCTTTTACTCACTTCTGAATGGGAAATATCCAGTCTCGTTAAACTCGAGGCAAAGTTAGCCGTTGTTTGCCACAATGCGAAGGCAAACTctaaaaattcacaaaaacacacacaattttgCCGAAGCTAGGAAAGGGCAAAGCGGGGATTGGGCAAAATCTCATTACATCTGCTCTAATCGCTTAGCAACACAAAGCCGGGGCTTGTGCGGGGAAGGGAAGCCATTCACAGTGCTCTGACAGGCCGCATTCAGCCAGCATTAGTCAGCTCCATAAATCACCGCTGCCCATTGGCTGCGCGGCGGGCTTTGCAGCGGCCCTGGGCTGTCAGCGAAATACAAAATGTAGACCCCAGCGGCTAGCAATCGCGGCCTCTCCTCTGTCCTAGCCcccacctcacttttttttttttttttttttttttttttttttttttttttggaggagggtACTGGAGAAGAAAACTGCCTTGACTTACTTTACTGACTGAGAAATCTTACCTATTCAAAAAGTGGCGGGGAGACCACTGAGTTAAGACTGGAGACACGCCTGAAATTGACAAGGAGGAGGGGGCAGTGCgggaaagaaaaggcagaccTGCCCCTGGCTGCCGAACTGCTGGACCCGAGTACTATCAGAGGCTGGAGCTGGAGCCACTAGGATGCACATTGCACCTCTGTGACAAagccttttaaaacttttaaattggGAGTAGAACTGGAGAAGAACTTATCTCAAGTTCACATCAGGCAGGCCCaccaaagaagagagaagatacCAGTCTGCTCTCTGCATCGAGCAAGCGTCAAAGGAAAAGGACGGAGATGTAATAAGAAGGAGGGAGTGGAATGTGCATTCCCACCTGGCTGTTCTTGCAAACCTGGGGCTGTTGGAACACAGAAGCAGCAGCAATTCAATTCCTTCCCAGCTTAAGTGTTCGTGTTTGTAACATGCGGTTGATGGGACCCACAGCAGCAAGAGGAGACAATGTAAAGCAGTTAGCACTTGCCTTGTGGGGGAGGTTATAAGCTCTATGTAAATGTGAGTGCCTATAGTTGTTATTCTCGActtccagccctgcctctcatTTTCACAGGACTGGTCCACAGATGCATCTAAATCACAGCCTAGATTTGAGGCTTACCCATAAACCACACAGAAAGAAGTTTGGCAGTAGATGTGGAGTTAAGTTCGGCTTAACTGGGAGGGTCAGGTCACCTTacttcaaatgtcacctcctcccaGAAGTTTCCCTGAATACTCTGTCTAAAGCAGCTTTCCCCCAGGCCACCCTCACTCTCTATCCATTCTGCTGTTTCTCCTTCCTGGCATTAACTACTATGTGAAAAAACTATATCTTTGGTTATATGATTGCTCTCAACTGCCCCTCTGCTAGAGGGTAAACTCCAGGAGGACAGAGACCATACCTGTCTTGTGCACTGGCATCTCCACAGCCCCTGGGGAGACAGGTATTTGCTGACTGAATGGATGGTCTGCCCTGTCAGATTGAGGGCAGTGCTGCttatcttcctttcctcctccaaaCCCACCTTCTCTGCTCTGCTTTGTCTTTCAGGAGGCTGGTTGTTATGGACCTCATCACTAGGGCTCCCTTGACCTCTGGCTTTCTGTTGGGTTTGGCCAGTGGAAGGCACCAATAGGAGATTGCAAGGTAGTAAGGGAGTTAGGTTGGGTCCTTTATACCCCTGTTCCTCACCGCTTGTGCTCAGTTGCTCTGACAGTGGCTCTGCTCCTGGGTCTAAGGCTACAGCTCTTGTCAGAAGGCCTTTCTCCCAGAACAGATCTTGCTGAGATGTAGTGACAGCTTCTTCCTCTTGCTTCTTCAGGCACAGAGGAGGTAATGGCTCCCTCTTGTTAGTAGTCTCAGGGTGCTGCACCATTTTGCTTCCCTTagccccacccacctctcctctttcCATTAAACTCTTTTCATTTACCCTTTCAAGCTGGCCATCTGGTTCTGTTGACCTTGGCTGGTGCATGGACTACTCTCCCACAGGATCTCGGGGATGTATCAGTTTTGTGTAAGATTTTCAGGGACACACAGGGTTATCAGTAGGAAACTAGGGCAGAAGTGAACCTAATTCTGTTCTAAACCTAACTTTGGAAAATGAGTTCTTTTTGAGCTAAGAATGACTTACCCCAAGGATCGCAAAAGAAGTCAGTTATAGGGttctcttctggaaaatgaagataatagcTTCCCttgataaacagaaaacaaaaaggtttTAGAGTTGTCAATGCAAGAAATACCAGTGCAAGAGACAACTGCTTTTCTTGATCTTCCTGAACCACGCAGAAAGGTGGTGCTGGAGGCTTTGGTACCAAGATAAACAAAGACCATGCTTCGGTGGGGAagccactcattcattcactcaggcATTTATGTACTCATTTAGAAATGGAGgaacaaattattaaatttagTCAACATTTCTAGGACTtgtctatatttatatcttttagaGTGAGCTCTCCGAGAAGCTTGTTTTATTGCAGACTCTTTTTAAAACACTATGGATGTGTCTCTGATATAGTGAATGCCCTCGACCGTATTTTCCTCTTCCTATTGTTGAGACGTCTCTCAACTTTTTTCTCCCGGTGTCCACTCCTGGGCCACGAAATGATCCGTTTTCGGATTCCCCCAGAAACTCCAGGTTATCAAAGTCGAAGGTGGGGGGGCCGTGGATTCGCTGGCACTAACGTTCTCTTCCCGCTGCGCAGGCGAAGGGTTGGTCTCTAAGGCAGGTCGAAGTtatattccttcttcctttgtatATGCAAGATTAGGTTGTTACAAAAGAGGGTGTGTAGGTTAATGGCAGGAAGCAAGTTGCTGCGCAGAGCGCGGGCCCCGAGCGCGTGTCAGGTTTAATGATTTATTCAAGCTGCAGCGCATCTGGGCGTTCATTGGCTGCAGGCATGCGTCCGCTGTCAGCTGCGCGCGCCGGCCTCGCCCTGCTACCTGACCGCAGGGGTGGGGTTggaggggtgctgggggctggtggggagaggggggcgtGGGCGCCGAAGGAGCCCGGAGGTGTGAAAGGGAATAAGAGGCAGGAgatgggagagaggggaagggagagagaggaaagggagagaacaagGGGAAGAGAGATTGGGATGGGgtgg
Proteins encoded in this window:
- the ASCL1 gene encoding achaete-scute homolog 1 produces the protein MESSAKMESGGAGQQPQPQPQQPFLPPAACFFATAAAAAAAAAAAAAQSAQQQQQQQQPAPHLSPAADGQPSGGGHKSASKQVKRQRSSSPELMRCKRRLNFSGFGYSLPQQQPAAVARRNERERNRVKLVNLGFATLREHVPNGAANKKMSKVETLRSAVEYIRALQQLLDEHDAVSAAFQAGVLSPTISPNYSNDLNSMAGSPVSSYSSDEGSYDPLSPEEQELLDFTNWF